In the Ruminococcus sp. OA3 genome, one interval contains:
- a CDS encoding ATP-binding protein: MKVITEAILRDELRASRPEIYTVPEGKILSPAAREYLQQCRIRIDSKTGKKTQKEKVEIRATEVPPIPEINVQSQEKPKYVDDATGAFYYEKPEHMTHLHKNVLVPKDDKRIVFRGKLDSLEAVFVLNQTLIREAGGDQEVIDDLEDILNGLREMMRCDVMNEPFTRDSIIGLTHKELRERSHNPAKFYGIRQMILPSCTLGKTYALLNQLRTAVRETEVAAVSAFYNGKTYEHRDIIQELNRMSSAVHIIICKYLAAHNRE; encoded by the coding sequence ATGAAAGTCATAACGGAAGCAATACTGAGGGACGAACTGAGGGCATCACGGCCGGAGATCTATACGGTTCCGGAAGGAAAGATCCTCTCACCGGCGGCCAGGGAATACCTGCAGCAGTGCAGGATCAGGATTGACAGCAAAACCGGGAAAAAAACGCAGAAAGAAAAGGTGGAGATTAGGGCTACAGAAGTGCCGCCAATACCTGAGATAAATGTGCAGTCACAGGAAAAGCCGAAGTACGTGGATGATGCCACAGGGGCATTTTATTATGAGAAGCCGGAACATATGACGCACCTGCACAAAAATGTGCTGGTGCCTAAGGATGACAAACGGATTGTATTCCGGGGAAAACTGGACAGCCTGGAGGCGGTGTTCGTGCTGAATCAGACACTGATCAGGGAGGCAGGCGGGGACCAGGAAGTGATCGATGATCTGGAAGATATTCTGAACGGGCTTCGGGAGATGATGCGCTGTGATGTGATGAATGAGCCGTTTACCAGGGACAGCATCATCGGTCTGACCCATAAGGAGCTGAGGGAGCGTTCGCATAACCCTGCAAAATTTTATGGTATCAGGCAGATGATACTGCCCAGCTGTACACTGGGGAAGACGTATGCACTGCTGAATCAGCTCCGCACGGCAGTCAGAGAAACGGAGGTCGCCGCAGTATCGGCGTTTTACAACGGCAAGACGTATGAGCACAGGGACATTATCCAGGAACTGAACCGTATGTCCAGTGCAGTGCATATTATCATATGCAAATATCTCGCCGCACACAACAGAGAATAG
- the eutC gene encoding ethanolamine ammonia-lyase subunit EutC, whose translation MNLNQTDGPSAAAAKSSDAGTPVIEKGCIPDVTEVDIKTQYLVEHPVNGEAYYDLKQYAPCRLGIGKAGARYKTDPVLQFKAAHSAAQDAVFSDVDQDFIDNMGLFTVQTCCDNKDTYLTRPDLGRRLDDEAVQTIKEKCTKNPKVQIYVSDGLSSAAVAANVGDVLPAIQQGLKSAGIECGTPFFVKYGRVGAMDQISEITGAEVTCVLIGERPGLITAKSMSAYIAYKATVGMPEARRTVVSNIHRDGTIPAEAGAHIADIIKKILEMKASGTDLKL comes from the coding sequence ATGAATCTGAATCAAACGGACGGTCCCTCTGCAGCTGCCGCAAAGTCTTCCGATGCCGGCACGCCTGTGATCGAAAAAGGCTGTATTCCGGACGTGACGGAAGTAGATATCAAAACACAGTACCTCGTTGAACATCCGGTAAATGGGGAAGCATACTATGACCTGAAACAGTACGCTCCCTGCCGTCTGGGAATCGGAAAAGCCGGCGCCCGCTATAAGACAGATCCGGTCCTTCAGTTTAAGGCAGCCCATTCAGCGGCACAGGATGCGGTGTTCTCAGATGTTGACCAGGATTTCATCGACAATATGGGGCTGTTCACGGTGCAGACATGCTGTGACAACAAAGATACATATCTGACGAGGCCCGACCTCGGAAGAAGGTTAGATGACGAAGCGGTGCAGACCATCAAAGAAAAATGCACAAAGAACCCGAAGGTCCAGATCTATGTGTCAGACGGACTGAGTTCGGCGGCTGTCGCGGCAAATGTCGGGGATGTACTTCCGGCGATCCAGCAGGGGCTTAAAAGTGCGGGTATCGAGTGCGGAACGCCATTTTTTGTAAAATATGGGCGTGTGGGAGCGATGGATCAGATATCGGAGATCACAGGTGCGGAAGTGACCTGTGTGCTGATCGGAGAACGGCCCGGACTGATCACAGCGAAGTCCATGTCGGCATATATCGCTTACAAGGCAACGGTCGGAATGCCGGAGGCCAGGAGGACGGTAGTTTCCAATATTCACAGGGATGGTACGATTCCGGCTGAGGCAGGGGCACATATCGCTGATATCATTAAGAAGATTTTGGAGATGAAAGCCAGCGGAACTGATCTAAAACTCTAA
- the eutM gene encoding ethanolamine utilization microcompartment protein EutM, whose amino-acid sequence MAVMQALGMIETRGLVASIEAADAMVKAANVTLIGKEHVGGGLVTVMVRGDVGAVKAATDAGAAAAERVGELISIHVIPRPHDEVEAILPSLSR is encoded by the coding sequence ATGGCAGTTATGCAGGCATTAGGAATGATAGAGACCAGGGGTCTTGTGGCATCCATTGAGGCAGCGGATGCGATGGTAAAAGCGGCCAACGTGACGCTGATCGGAAAAGAGCACGTGGGAGGCGGTCTGGTTACAGTCATGGTGCGCGGTGATGTGGGAGCTGTTAAGGCGGCTACCGATGCAGGAGCGGCGGCAGCGGAGCGTGTGGGGGAACTGATATCCATCCATGTAATTCCGAGACCGCATGATGAAGTGGAAGCAATTCTGCCATCTCTGTCCAGATAG
- a CDS encoding EutN/CcmL family microcompartment protein, whose amino-acid sequence MKTGKVIGNIWATRKEERLAGLKLLVIQPIDLLDDSPIEHPIVAADIIGAGVGEKVIYVGGSSARGAAGAVDIPVDATVVGIVDGQEIEENLVERRR is encoded by the coding sequence ATGAAGACAGGAAAGGTGATTGGAAACATATGGGCGACAAGAAAGGAAGAGCGTCTGGCAGGTCTGAAGCTGCTGGTTATACAGCCGATCGACCTGCTGGATGACAGCCCGATCGAACATCCCATCGTGGCCGCCGATATCATCGGAGCCGGCGTTGGGGAAAAGGTAATCTATGTAGGAGGAAGCTCTGCCAGGGGCGCCGCAGGAGCCGTGGATATTCCTGTGGATGCCACAGTAGTCGGGATTGTGGACGGGCAGGAAATCGAGGAAAACCTGGTCGAAAGAAGGCGGTGA
- a CDS encoding ethanolamine utilization protein EutH: MSINSVIIFIMMIFMIVGAIDKIRGNKKGYGEQFDEGFNAMGPLAIAMAGVVAAAPVLAIILKPIVVPIYTLLGADPSMFATTLLACDMGGYPLAMQLAETEAVGNFSGLILGTMMGPTLVFTIPVALSIIKKKDRPFLGAGILAGMITIPIGCIAGGLVMNLTQYKMDFLGILVNLIPVIIIAALIVLGLWFIPDKMIRGFNKFGTGVTIVITFFTAVAVFEYQTGIKFPLMNIMVEADADGVIPLESGLLVCGQIAIVLIGAFPMVLWITRTFGKALNAIGRKFGMDENGSAGLVATLANNIAMFNIMDQMNAKGKLLNVAFAVSAAFVFGDHLGFTAGVNSDMIFPVIVGKLVAGITALILANILAPKLLSKVQDSVDKVKNED; the protein is encoded by the coding sequence ATATCGATCAATTCTGTTATTATCTTTATCATGATGATCTTCATGATCGTAGGAGCCATTGATAAAATACGTGGAAATAAAAAAGGATACGGCGAGCAGTTTGACGAGGGCTTCAATGCGATGGGACCGCTGGCGATCGCCATGGCGGGCGTCGTTGCGGCAGCTCCGGTACTTGCAATTATCCTGAAGCCGATCGTTGTTCCGATCTATACGCTGCTGGGCGCAGACCCTTCAATGTTTGCGACGACCCTGCTGGCGTGTGATATGGGAGGATACCCGTTGGCAATGCAGCTGGCAGAGACAGAAGCAGTCGGCAATTTCTCCGGTCTGATCCTGGGAACCATGATGGGCCCGACGCTCGTATTTACTATCCCTGTTGCGCTGTCCATCATCAAAAAGAAAGACCGTCCATTTCTGGGGGCAGGTATTCTGGCAGGTATGATCACCATACCGATCGGCTGTATCGCCGGTGGGCTGGTCATGAATCTGACGCAGTACAAAATGGATTTTCTGGGGATTTTAGTCAACCTGATTCCGGTTATCATTATCGCCGCCCTGATCGTACTTGGTCTGTGGTTCATTCCGGATAAGATGATCAGAGGATTTAACAAATTCGGTACAGGTGTTACGATCGTCATAACATTCTTCACCGCAGTTGCGGTCTTTGAGTATCAGACAGGAATCAAATTCCCGCTCATGAATATCATGGTGGAGGCTGATGCAGACGGAGTGATTCCTCTGGAATCCGGTCTTCTGGTCTGTGGACAGATCGCCATCGTATTGATCGGTGCATTCCCGATGGTACTCTGGATCACACGTACATTCGGCAAGGCGCTGAATGCGATCGGCAGGAAGTTTGGCATGGATGAAAATGGTTCCGCCGGTCTCGTTGCAACACTTGCAAATAATATCGCGATGTTCAACATTATGGATCAGATGAACGCAAAAGGCAAACTGTTAAACGTTGCGTTTGCGGTAAGTGCAGCATTCGTATTCGGTGATCATCTGGGCTTTACGGCCGGCGTGAATTCTGATATGATCTTCCCGGTTATTGTCGGCAAACTGGTAGCCGGTATCACAGCACTCATCCTGGCAAATATCCTGGCTCCAAAACTGTTGTCCAAGGTACAGGATTCTGTTGATAAAGTGAAAAATGAAGATTAA
- the pduL gene encoding phosphate propanoyltransferase, producing the protein MEQLVDKVVDTIIRAGLVEVEVSARHVHLTEQDMEVLFGKGAVLHEKRPLSQKGQFLCEERVNLVGPRGRKERVAVLGPERKETQVELSVSDCVALGIKAPVRESGNLDGAAPVIIEGPKGVLHAEHAVIVAHNHIHVPEDVARKLKLQDRGRVSVRILSQRPVTFDNVVIRVSSQFRFKMHIDFDEANAATISGFTLGKILPSEKVR; encoded by the coding sequence ATGGAACAGCTTGTTGACAAAGTTGTGGATACCATCATCAGAGCCGGACTGGTGGAGGTTGAGGTCTCGGCCCGGCACGTCCACCTGACGGAACAGGACATGGAAGTCCTGTTCGGAAAAGGAGCGGTACTCCATGAAAAGAGACCGCTGTCCCAGAAGGGACAGTTTCTGTGTGAGGAACGTGTGAATCTTGTAGGGCCCAGAGGAAGAAAAGAGCGTGTGGCCGTGCTGGGACCAGAGAGAAAAGAGACCCAGGTGGAATTGTCGGTGAGTGACTGTGTGGCGCTGGGAATCAAGGCTCCCGTCAGAGAGTCGGGGAATCTGGACGGCGCCGCCCCGGTCATCATCGAAGGACCGAAAGGAGTGCTGCATGCGGAACATGCAGTGATCGTAGCCCATAACCATATTCATGTGCCGGAGGATGTGGCGCGAAAGCTGAAGCTACAGGACAGGGGACGGGTCAGTGTCCGGATCCTGAGCCAGAGACCGGTCACGTTTGACAATGTGGTCATCCGCGTCAGCAGCCAGTTCCGGTTTAAGATGCACATCGATTTTGATGAGGCAAATGCGGCTACGATCAGCGGGTTTACGCTGGGGAAGATATTGCCCAGTGAAAAAGTCAGGTAA
- the eutJ gene encoding ethanolamine utilization protein EutJ, protein MDIKRVEELMKRVEESERKTFQPVGKKLKVGVDLGTAYIVIVVLDEENNPVACEKQAADVLRDGVVIDYAGALQTVKQLKEKLEKRLGTELQNCAIAMPAGTESSIRTHQYVAEGAGFEVTAVLDEPSAANAVYQIEDGVIVDIGGGTTGLAILQGGEVVQIEDEPTGGTHLTLVLAGNYHIPFPEAEAIKQDYRRHREILPILKAVVEKIATIIKRYVNTDTIDTIYLCGGTCCLTGIEDIIEKETRIKTMKPENPFLVTPTGIAMNCKV, encoded by the coding sequence ATGGACATAAAACGTGTGGAGGAACTGATGAAACGGGTGGAAGAATCCGAACGGAAAACATTCCAGCCGGTGGGAAAAAAACTGAAAGTCGGAGTGGACCTGGGGACAGCCTACATTGTTATCGTAGTGCTGGACGAGGAGAACAATCCCGTCGCCTGTGAAAAGCAGGCGGCAGATGTCCTGCGGGACGGTGTGGTGATAGATTATGCGGGTGCACTGCAGACGGTGAAGCAGCTGAAGGAAAAGCTGGAGAAGCGTCTGGGAACAGAACTGCAAAACTGTGCCATCGCGATGCCGGCTGGCACTGAGAGCAGCATCAGGACGCATCAGTATGTGGCTGAGGGCGCCGGTTTTGAGGTGACTGCAGTGCTGGATGAGCCGTCCGCCGCAAATGCCGTATATCAGATAGAAGACGGTGTGATCGTGGATATCGGCGGTGGGACCACGGGACTTGCCATACTGCAGGGAGGGGAAGTCGTCCAGATCGAGGACGAGCCTACCGGAGGGACTCATCTGACGCTGGTGCTTGCAGGAAATTACCATATTCCGTTCCCCGAAGCCGAGGCCATCAAGCAGGATTACAGGAGACATCGCGAAATTCTGCCCATCCTCAAAGCGGTGGTGGAAAAGATAGCGACCATAATCAAACGTTATGTAAATACAGATACGATTGATACGATTTATCTCTGCGGCGGTACGTGCTGCCTGACAGGAATTGAAGATATTATTGAGAAAGAGACCAGAATCAAGACAATGAAACCGGAAAATCCGTTTCTGGTGACTCCGACAGGGATCGCCATGAACTGTAAAGTGTGA
- a CDS encoding acetaldehyde dehydrogenase (acetylating) produces the protein MQLYDKDLLSVQEVRELVEKAKAAQNELCTKNQREVDAIVKSIAYAGVRNAKRLARMAHEETGFGVEADKIIKNVFASNGVYEHIKDMKTIGEIGRDEERKVRTLAVPVGVIAGLIPSTNPTSTALYKAEIAIKAGNAIVFSPHPNARNCILETVKVIRQAIAEMGGNEDLVSCITIPTVQATDNLMRHPDIAMILATGGSAMVRAAYSSGTPAIGVGPGNGPAYIEKTADLPLAVKRIMDSKTFDNGTICASEQSVVCDESMEEAVRNEMERQGAYFLDDEQIRKLGTFILRANGTMNPMIVGKSAAVIAEMADIKIPGGTRVLVAREDGIGRGHPYSNEKLAPILAFYTAPSYVEICELCQEILHYEGAGHTFSIHTKDDSMVEYFARRIPASRIVVNTPSALGGIGGTTGLMPALTLGCGAVGGSATSENVGPENLLNLRYVAEGIQEIEDVQASLPDCSEGVCRTQSYEDIDIDAVVGEIIKRLRLA, from the coding sequence ATGCAGTTATACGATAAAGATCTTTTGTCAGTGCAGGAAGTACGCGAGCTTGTGGAAAAAGCCAAGGCTGCCCAGAATGAACTGTGTACTAAGAATCAGAGAGAGGTGGACGCGATCGTAAAATCAATCGCGTATGCCGGCGTGCGGAATGCAAAGCGCCTGGCCAGGATGGCCCACGAAGAGACGGGATTCGGCGTGGAAGCTGATAAAATAATTAAAAATGTGTTCGCCAGCAACGGCGTATATGAACATATCAAAGACATGAAAACCATAGGAGAAATCGGCAGGGATGAAGAACGAAAGGTACGTACGCTTGCAGTTCCGGTCGGTGTGATCGCCGGACTGATCCCGTCGACCAATCCGACATCGACGGCACTTTACAAGGCTGAGATTGCCATCAAGGCGGGAAATGCCATTGTATTTTCCCCTCATCCAAACGCCAGGAACTGTATCCTGGAGACGGTGAAGGTGATCCGTCAGGCGATTGCAGAGATGGGCGGCAATGAGGACCTCGTATCCTGCATTACCATTCCTACCGTGCAGGCTACCGACAATCTGATGCGCCACCCGGACATTGCGATGATTCTGGCGACAGGGGGATCGGCCATGGTGCGCGCGGCATATTCATCGGGCACGCCTGCGATCGGAGTAGGTCCCGGTAACGGGCCTGCCTACATAGAGAAGACGGCTGACCTGCCGCTGGCAGTCAAACGTATCATGGACTCCAAGACGTTTGACAACGGCACGATCTGCGCATCAGAGCAGTCTGTTGTCTGTGATGAGAGCATGGAGGAAGCCGTCCGAAACGAGATGGAACGGCAGGGAGCGTATTTTCTGGATGATGAACAGATCAGGAAGCTGGGAACCTTTATTCTCAGGGCTAACGGGACCATGAATCCGATGATCGTGGGGAAAAGCGCGGCAGTGATCGCAGAGATGGCAGATATCAAGATCCCCGGGGGGACCAGGGTTCTGGTAGCAAGAGAAGACGGCATCGGCAGAGGACACCCTTATTCTAATGAAAAACTGGCACCGATCCTGGCATTTTACACGGCGCCGTCTTATGTGGAGATCTGTGAGCTTTGTCAGGAAATCCTTCATTACGAGGGGGCGGGGCATACCTTCTCCATCCACACGAAGGATGACAGCATGGTCGAGTATTTTGCCAGAAGAATTCCGGCGTCCAGGATCGTCGTGAATACACCGAGTGCGCTGGGAGGCATCGGCGGTACCACAGGTCTGATGCCGGCGCTGACATTGGGCTGCGGAGCCGTCGGCGGAAGTGCCACATCGGAAAATGTAGGTCCCGAAAATCTGCTGAACCTGCGCTATGTGGCGGAGGGGATTCAGGAGATTGAAGATGTACAGGCGAGCCTGCCTGACTGCTCGGAAGGGGTCTGCCGGACACAGAGTTATGAAGATATTGATATTGATGCAGTAGTGGGTGAGATTATCAAGCGGCTTCGCTTGGCTTAA
- a CDS encoding 4Fe-4S dicluster domain-containing protein — protein sequence MQMTEAVKNAGVVGAGGAGFPTHVKLNTKAEYFLVNAAECEPLIETDKYLCRTYARQIVRTAVRIAGHLEAKHAVIALKEKYSREIGALSEAIAEERADLKIFRLRPFYPAGDEQVLVHQVTERSVPERGLPLDVGCVVENVGTVLAVSDALEGMPVTEKFLSVTGAVKTPVMFRVPIGTPVREVLQKTGGLPGQYAVILGGPMMGKMLTEERDIGQAVVTKTTGNLLVLPKDHDLVRRTLMPREKMIRRATAACIQCRMCTDLCPRYLIGHEVYPHRIMRNLWRQPDVTDEKEFERCFGSAANCCNCGVCEMFACPMGLSPRKMNEYVKELLRERGINPVRSLNPGARRAVDYHRIPTERLIARLGLTQYVSHSLPDLVRLDPEEVMVPLSQHIGKPAVPVVSAGDRVKKGDLIAEAAEGLSANIHAGVDGVVEGVTADSIRISRREE from the coding sequence ATGCAGATGACAGAGGCTGTAAAAAATGCAGGTGTGGTGGGAGCGGGTGGTGCCGGTTTTCCCACACATGTAAAACTGAATACAAAGGCGGAATATTTTCTGGTAAATGCTGCGGAGTGTGAACCGCTGATTGAGACGGATAAATATTTATGCCGGACGTATGCGCGGCAGATCGTACGCACCGCAGTCAGGATAGCCGGTCATCTGGAGGCAAAACATGCGGTGATCGCGTTAAAGGAGAAATATTCCAGAGAGATCGGCGCTCTCTCGGAGGCAATTGCAGAAGAGCGGGCGGATCTTAAAATCTTCAGGCTGCGTCCTTTTTATCCTGCGGGTGATGAGCAGGTGCTGGTGCACCAGGTGACAGAGAGGAGCGTACCCGAACGGGGGCTTCCGCTGGACGTGGGCTGTGTGGTGGAAAACGTCGGGACGGTGCTCGCTGTCTCGGACGCCCTGGAGGGAATGCCGGTGACAGAGAAATTTCTTTCTGTCACCGGAGCGGTAAAGACTCCGGTCATGTTCCGCGTACCAATCGGCACTCCGGTCAGGGAGGTGCTGCAGAAAACAGGAGGTCTGCCCGGACAGTATGCGGTAATACTGGGCGGGCCCATGATGGGGAAGATGCTGACCGAAGAGCGGGATATCGGTCAGGCTGTTGTGACTAAGACCACAGGCAACCTTCTGGTGCTGCCGAAAGACCACGATCTGGTAAGGCGCACTCTGATGCCCCGGGAGAAAATGATTCGCAGGGCAACAGCAGCCTGTATTCAGTGCCGGATGTGCACGGATCTATGTCCGAGGTATCTGATCGGACATGAGGTGTATCCGCACCGGATCATGCGGAACCTGTGGAGACAGCCGGACGTCACGGACGAAAAAGAATTCGAGCGGTGTTTTGGAAGCGCCGCCAACTGCTGCAACTGTGGAGTATGTGAGATGTTTGCCTGCCCGATGGGACTTTCACCGAGGAAGATGAATGAATATGTGAAAGAACTCCTGAGGGAGAGAGGGATCAATCCCGTGCGGAGCCTTAATCCCGGGGCAAGAAGAGCGGTTGATTACCACAGGATACCGACAGAGCGGCTGATCGCCAGATTGGGCCTTACACAGTATGTATCGCACAGTTTGCCGGATCTGGTCCGGCTGGACCCGGAGGAAGTCATGGTTCCGCTGTCGCAGCATATCGGGAAACCGGCTGTGCCGGTCGTGTCCGCGGGGGACAGGGTAAAGAAAGGCGATCTGATTGCGGAAGCCGCAGAAGGACTTTCTGCAAATATCCATGCCGGAGTGGACGGCGTGGTGGAGGGAGTCACTGCAGACAGTATCAGAATCAGCAGGAGGGAGGAGTAA
- the eutL gene encoding ethanolamine utilization microcompartment protein EutL codes for MKRDPIKADVLATKIISNVSPDMAKELNLAPDQKSVALITSNCDDVTYTALDEATKKADVKVVYAKSFYGGADNANTRLAGEIIGILAGPNPAEVRSGLEACVDVIENEAHFVSANEDDTIVYYAHCISRTGSYLSDGAGIAEGEALAYLIAPPLEAMYGVDAALKAADVRMCVLYAPPSETNFGGALLTGSQSACKAACDAFAQAVEFVAENPKE; via the coding sequence ATGAAACGAGATCCAATCAAAGCGGATGTACTTGCAACCAAAATCATATCGAATGTCAGCCCGGATATGGCAAAAGAACTGAATCTGGCGCCGGACCAGAAATCCGTGGCTCTGATCACCTCGAACTGTGATGATGTTACGTATACGGCTCTTGATGAGGCAACCAAGAAGGCGGACGTAAAAGTTGTCTACGCAAAAAGTTTTTACGGAGGCGCCGACAATGCCAACACCAGGCTGGCGGGTGAGATCATCGGCATTCTGGCAGGACCGAATCCCGCGGAAGTGAGAAGCGGACTGGAAGCCTGTGTGGATGTGATTGAAAATGAGGCTCATTTTGTCTCTGCTAACGAAGACGACACCATCGTTTATTATGCACACTGTATCTCCCGCACCGGTTCCTATCTGTCTGACGGAGCAGGAATTGCGGAAGGCGAAGCGCTGGCGTACCTGATCGCACCTCCCCTTGAGGCCATGTATGGGGTGGATGCGGCTCTGAAAGCGGCTGACGTAAGAATGTGCGTACTGTACGCACCTCCGTCAGAGACAAACTTCGGCGGCGCGCTGCTCACGGGCAGTCAGTCTGCATGCAAAGCGGCCTGTGATGCATTTGCCCAGGCAGTGGAATTCGTGGCGGAAAATCCAAAAGAGTAG
- the eutM gene encoding ethanolamine utilization microcompartment protein EutM translates to MAAMQALGMIETKGLVASIEAADAMVKAANVTLIGKEHVGGGLVTVMVRGDVGAVKAATDAGAAAAERVGELISVHVIPRPHDEVESILPHLE, encoded by the coding sequence ATGGCAGCAATGCAGGCATTAGGAATGATAGAGACTAAGGGACTTGTAGCGTCCATCGAGGCGGCGGATGCGATGGTAAAGGCGGCCAACGTGACATTGATCGGAAAAGAGCACGTGGGAGGCGGTTTGGTTACGGTCATGGTACGCGGTGATGTGGGAGCGGTAAAGGCGGCTACTGACGCGGGAGCGGCAGCGGCAGAGCGCGTGGGCGAACTGATTTCTGTCCATGTGATCCCAAGACCGCATGATGAAGTGGAGTCCATCCTTCCGCATTTAGAATAA
- a CDS encoding ethanolamine utilization protein EutQ: MNVSEELIREIVMKVLQESSKPATQEDFVKEKDPSGIIKIQTDTVRCEPFKQEGVALKDVVTLEEAPRMGCGIMELDHTSFEWTLTYDEYDMVIDGILEIEIDGRVVSAGPGEIIYIPKNSHIHFQTPSKARYAYFVYPADWQ, from the coding sequence ATGAATGTCAGTGAAGAGTTAATCCGGGAGATCGTCATGAAAGTACTGCAGGAGTCCTCAAAGCCAGCCACTCAGGAAGATTTCGTGAAAGAAAAAGATCCGAGCGGCATTATCAAAATTCAGACGGACACCGTCAGATGCGAACCGTTCAAACAGGAAGGTGTGGCACTGAAAGATGTTGTGACGCTTGAGGAGGCGCCCAGAATGGGCTGCGGCATCATGGAGCTTGACCACACCAGTTTTGAATGGACGCTGACGTATGACGAGTATGATATGGTCATCGACGGCATTCTGGAGATTGAGATCGACGGCAGGGTGGTGTCCGCGGGACCAGGAGAGATCATCTATATCCCGAAGAACAGCCACATTCATTTTCAGACGCCGTCAAAGGCGAGA
- a CDS encoding BMC domain-containing protein — protein sequence MGKAIGMVELSSIARGIETSDYMVKAARVDLIRSSTVCPGKYIVIVSGDTGDVKASMESGLARGEGFVVDSLLISNVHEQLFPALAGTVEIKQPQAVGVVEFYSVASAILAADRAAKAAQITLIEVRIGYAIGGKGFVTLTGDVGAVRAAVEAAKGQDELYVESTVIPRPSPQVFQALL from the coding sequence ATGGGAAAAGCAATCGGCATGGTGGAGCTGTCCAGCATCGCACGGGGTATTGAGACAAGCGATTATATGGTAAAAGCCGCCCGGGTGGACCTGATCCGTTCTTCTACTGTCTGTCCTGGAAAATATATTGTGATCGTCAGCGGGGACACAGGGGATGTGAAAGCATCCATGGAGTCCGGACTGGCAAGAGGAGAGGGATTCGTGGTGGATTCCCTGCTGATCTCCAATGTGCATGAGCAGCTGTTTCCTGCGCTTGCAGGGACAGTGGAGATAAAACAGCCCCAGGCGGTAGGGGTGGTCGAATTTTATTCTGTAGCGTCAGCCATCCTTGCGGCGGACAGAGCCGCAAAGGCAGCACAAATTACATTGATAGAAGTGCGTATCGGATATGCAATCGGGGGGAAAGGGTTTGTCACTCTTACGGGAGATGTAGGAGCTGTACGGGCAGCGGTGGAAGCTGCCAAAGGGCAGGACGAACTGTATGTGGAAAGTACGGTCATTCCGCGTCCTTCACCTCAGGTGTTTCAGGCACTTTTGTAA